The DNA sequence CGAGCTTAAACTTTGCATCCTCGGTATTTAGTTCCATGAGCAACCTCGTAAAATATCCAGACATCCGTGAAACCTCTATGACTTGCAGTTTAGGCAGGCTGTAAAGCTCATTTGATAGATTTCTGAGTTCATAACATTCTTTGATAACCAAACGTTGAAGGTTTCGCATTGCACCTTTCTCCAATTCCCATGATGTAATATTCAAACTCGTCATTTCAAAGAATTCAAGATTAGGAAAGTCACCATTGGAGCAACTAAGGATGCTTGATGATCCATATGTTTTTCTCATCTTGAGGATCCGAAGGTTGGAGAGGCCTGCTAGGATCTTGAAGTGTTCCAACTCCAAATACGAACTCACAAATGTTATCTTGTCCAGTGTTGACGGGAACAAGTTGGGACGAGATTCGAATTCTGCGAAACCAGTAAGTTTCAAGCTTTTCAATTGCTTTAAATTCTCGAGGCTTTCCAATAGCTGTGCCATCTGTACTTGGTTCATGTTCTTCTTAATGTCATAAACCAAATGCAGTTTCTTCACATTTGGGAATTTGTGCTTAGCCATGAGAAGCTTGGTTTTCTTGTCAACAGCTAGACCGGAAAGGATTCGGAGATTGGACAATGTGTGGTCGTGTCGATCACCTCTTCTTCTTCTAGGAGGATCAGGCAACCTCAGACGTTTAGACACCCTTAAATGTCTTAATCGTTTCAACCTCCATATCCCTTTTGGCAAGCAATCTTTTATATAGCCAGTTATATCAATTGTTTCTAGATATCCAAGATTGCATATGGTAGCCGGAAGTGATGTAATTTTTAGCAATCCGTCACTCCAAATCCTAATGTATTTTAGGTAAATGAGGTTATCTATCTCTTTGGGAATAGAGTTCATATGAACTTCCCAAAGATACAAAATCCTAATATACAAAAAGCTTCTAAAAATCTTTTGCCAATGTTTTGTCTCAAACATGTTTCTTTGACCGAAAAGAAGCAAAGAATGAGCAGATGATTCATCACAATTTGCATCTGAGGAAATGTATTGAGAAGTGTTACCATGGATGGATAGTCTCCGAGCTCTACTGCTCACTGAAGAAGTACTAGGCCTTGCATTGTTATTTGAGTGAACCTCAAGAAACTTCTCCCTGGCACTCTCGAATTTCGAGAGCTCTCGTATCATATCGTGGACACGACATGTCTTCACACCTCCATCGGTTCTTCTACTCGCCACTTGGATCAAGCTTCGATTAATGAGCTCCATCAAGTAGTCTTCAGCTACATTAACCACCTCTCTAGTGTCATTTGCTTGAATGAATCCTTCGGCTGACCACAATTCGGTTATTTGCCTCACCGAAATCTCAAAGTCTTTTGGGAACAAACCAAGAGAAAGAAAGCAAGATTTCAAGTGCCCGGGCAAGTGTGTATAGCTCTCAGCCATAACATCTAAGCATCGGGTTTTATCCTCAGTAAGGTAGGAATTTACATTTCCAATGTATTTTGACCAAGTCCAATGAGAAAGCTCAACATGCTTTAGAAGATCTGCCAATACAACAATTGAAAGTGGTAACCCTTTGCAACTTTGAGAAAGTTGCCTCCCAATGGTTTCGAGATCATCAGGGCATTGTGCTCCATGAAACACGTTATTGCATAGGAGTTCCCAACTTTCATCATCGTCGAGAAATGGCAAAAAGTAAGGAGGAGTTTTGCTATCTTCGATGGATACAACTTTCTCGCGGCATGTAATTAGAACTCTACTTCCATTTTCATCCTTAGGGAAAGCTGATTTTATGGTGTTCCATACCCCTGTTTTCCACATGCTGTCCATGACAACAAAATACCTCTTTCCTTGCAAGCACTCGATCAGAGTCTTTTTCAGTTCATCCAAAGACATATCTtgaatctttctttttcctttgggGAGTTCCATACGATTCAGTATGCAAAGCAACCAATCTCGGGGTTTGAATTCTCGACATCCGTAAACCCAAACACAACATTTAAAGTAAGTAGAGCGAGCACCAACGGTGTCATAGATCTTTCTTGCGAGCTTAGTCTTTCCTAAGCCGCCGGTGCCAATGATCGAAATCACATCGCGTTGAGGAATGTTTTGATCAAGAAGCTGGTCAATCAAAGTTTTCATGTGGTGGGAAAACCCAACAGCATCATCTCTCTCAATTTTTGACTTGCTTCTGTCAAGTGAATATtgcttatgatgatgatgatgatgatgatgatcaccAGCATGAGGATTAGATAAGGCTGCTTTGGTGACATAAGTTTCTTTGTGCTTAAGAATCTCTTGGATCTTCTTATTGATGGATGTTATGGTATCTGCAACATCATGCACATGATCGCGATACTTCAATGGGTTCCCAACAAATTTTCTCATGCTTTGCTTTTTCACATAACTAATGTGTTTGTCTATAACATCTTCAGCTTCACGGGAAACATCTCTCATTTGGTCCATGAAAACCTCCTTCACCACATCATTTTCATCTCTTTCCTTCTCCGAATTTTGGAGAAAAGCATTTATCATGCGCAGAT is a window from the Ziziphus jujuba cultivar Dongzao chromosome 11, ASM3175591v1 genome containing:
- the LOC107426864 gene encoding disease resistance protein RPP13, whose product is MGDSVIVFVLEKLLRLVEEEATVFDGVKDQVTLLQNHLRMINAFLQNSEKERDENDVVKEVFMDQMRDVSREAEDVIDKHISYVKKQSMRKFVGNPLKYRDHVHDVADTITSINKKIQEILKHKETYVTKAALSNPHAGDHHHHHHHHKQYSLDRSKSKIERDDAVGFSHHMKTLIDQLLDQNIPQRDVISIIGTGGLGKTKLARKIYDTVGARSTYFKCCVWVYGCREFKPRDWLLCILNRMELPKGKRKIQDMSLDELKKTLIECLQGKRYFVVMDSMWKTGVWNTIKSAFPKDENGSRVLITCREKVVSIEDSKTPPYFLPFLDDDESWELLCNNVFHGAQCPDDLETIGRQLSQSCKGLPLSIVVLADLLKHVELSHWTWSKYIGNVNSYLTEDKTRCLDVMAESYTHLPGHLKSCFLSLGLFPKDFEISVRQITELWSAEGFIQANDTREVVNVAEDYLMELINRSLIQVASRRTDGGVKTCRVHDMIRELSKFESAREKFLEVHSNNNARPSTSSVSSRARRLSIHGNTSQYISSDANCDESSAHSLLLFGQRNMFETKHWQKIFRSFLYIRILYLWEVHMNSIPKEIDNLIYLKYIRIWSDGLLKITSLPATICNLGYLETIDITGYIKDCLPKGIWRLKRLRHLRVSKRLRLPDPPRRRRGDRHDHTLSNLRILSGLAVDKKTKLLMAKHKFPNVKKLHLVYDIKKNMNQVQMAQLLESLENLKQLKSLKLTGFAEFESRPNLFPSTLDKITFVSSYLELEHFKILAGLSNLRILKMRKTYGSSSILSCSNGDFPNLEFFEMTSLNITSWELEKGAMRNLQRLVIKECYELRNLSNELYSLPKLQVIEVSRMSGYFTRLLMELNTEDAKFKLVIDSNP